The Nocardioides salarius genome includes a region encoding these proteins:
- a CDS encoding sucrase ferredoxin, producing the protein MSLRCSDEAELRDDPLIGTAPPQRDWLLVEHPGPWPVTAPFGAGLSTALLRELGHPELRTLFIRRHGRDGAADRLTGPRRWYRSHDGRLRTGLWQRPDELLASLVPDSGEEHTGPLLLVCAHGVHDLCCAVKGRPVARALAQRWPEATYECSHVGGDRFAPNLLLLPDLTCYAGMSPSEAVSTVESHLAGRVDPARLRGVAGLHPAEQVALGAVLERWGPAPVTAAAPRLVEQTGGFDAGRWTIDVIGVAPLPARVRVEIDSSRRAEARLTCRATRPTRALQWDVVWVGAGPSPA; encoded by the coding sequence ATGAGCCTCCGGTGCTCGGACGAGGCCGAGCTGCGCGACGACCCGCTGATCGGCACCGCTCCCCCGCAGCGCGACTGGCTGCTGGTCGAGCACCCGGGGCCGTGGCCGGTGACCGCACCGTTCGGCGCCGGCCTGTCGACCGCGCTGCTGCGCGAGCTCGGCCACCCCGAGCTGCGGACCCTGTTCATCCGACGCCACGGCCGCGACGGCGCGGCCGATCGGCTGACCGGACCGCGGCGCTGGTACCGCAGCCACGACGGCCGGTTGCGCACCGGCCTGTGGCAGCGGCCCGACGAGCTGCTGGCCAGCCTCGTCCCCGACAGCGGCGAGGAGCACACCGGCCCGCTGCTCCTCGTCTGCGCCCACGGCGTCCACGACCTGTGCTGCGCCGTCAAGGGACGCCCCGTGGCCCGGGCCCTCGCGCAGCGGTGGCCCGAGGCGACGTACGAGTGCAGCCACGTCGGCGGCGACCGGTTCGCGCCCAACCTGCTGCTGCTGCCCGACCTCACCTGCTACGCCGGCATGTCGCCCAGCGAGGCCGTGAGCACCGTCGAGTCCCACCTGGCCGGCCGTGTGGACCCGGCCAGGCTGCGCGGCGTCGCGGGGCTGCACCCCGCAGAGCAGGTCGCGCTCGGCGCCGTGCTCGAGCGGTGGGGCCCCGCGCCGGTCACCGCCGCCGCCCCGCGCCTGGTCGAGCAGACCGGCGGCTTCGACGCCGGCCGGTGGACGATCGACGTCATTGGTGTCGCTCCCCTGCCCGCGCGCGTGCGCGTCGAGATCGACAGCAGCCGGCGCGCCGAGGCCCGGCTCACCTGCCGGGCGACCAGACCCACGCGTGCCCTGCAGTGGGACGTTGTGTGGGTCGGGGCCGGCCCGTCCCCGGCGTGA
- a CDS encoding sigma-70 family RNA polymerase sigma factor: MERTKEFQAERSRLVALAARVLGDATEAEDVVQQAWLRWHRHGADVLDPPAWLTTVTGRLCLDRLGARTPLLHDDLEELDDAAGGASRSAPDPADEVALADTVGVALQVVLERLTPRERVAFVLHDSFGFPFETVAATLGTSPAAARKLASRARAKIGQPTPEDALADRAVVDAFMSAARGGDLSRLLALLAPDAVVVGDEVAIGLGTPARIEGRDDVAAFFDGAAHAALPVLVGQRPGAAWFDRGTARVVFDFTVVDGLVHRIDFRADPGVLARTRRRPHDRPHQQSHRNREEHP; this comes from the coding sequence GTGGAGCGGACCAAGGAGTTCCAGGCCGAGCGGTCGCGCCTGGTCGCGCTCGCCGCGCGGGTGCTGGGCGACGCCACGGAGGCCGAGGACGTGGTGCAGCAGGCGTGGCTGCGCTGGCACCGCCACGGCGCCGACGTGCTCGACCCGCCCGCATGGCTCACGACGGTGACCGGGCGACTGTGCCTCGACCGCCTCGGCGCGCGGACGCCGCTGCTCCACGACGACCTGGAGGAGCTCGACGACGCGGCAGGAGGCGCTTCGCGCTCGGCGCCCGACCCCGCCGACGAGGTGGCGCTCGCCGACACGGTCGGCGTGGCCCTGCAGGTGGTGCTGGAACGGCTGACGCCGCGGGAGCGGGTCGCCTTCGTGCTGCACGACAGCTTCGGGTTCCCCTTCGAGACGGTGGCGGCGACCCTGGGCACCAGCCCCGCCGCGGCACGCAAGCTGGCCTCGCGAGCGCGCGCCAAGATCGGCCAGCCGACCCCCGAGGACGCCCTGGCCGACCGCGCGGTCGTCGACGCCTTCATGAGTGCCGCCCGCGGCGGCGACCTGTCCCGGCTGCTGGCGCTGCTCGCCCCCGACGCCGTCGTCGTCGGCGACGAGGTCGCGATCGGCCTCGGGACGCCGGCGCGCATCGAGGGACGCGACGACGTCGCAGCCTTCTTCGACGGTGCCGCCCACGCGGCCCTGCCCGTGCTCGTCGGACAGCGACCGGGCGCGGCCTGGTTCGACCGGGGCACGGCGCGCGTCGTCTTCGACTTCACCGTCGTCGACGGGCTGGTGCACCGCATCGACTTCCGGGCCGACCCCGGCGTCCTCGCCCGGACCCGGCGCCGACCCCACGACCGTCCCCACCAGCAGTCCCACCGCAACCGAGAGGAACACCCGTGA
- a CDS encoding phosphotriesterase family protein, translating to MSTVHTATGSIDSSELGRTLIHEHVFVMGTEHQQNYGDWDEQARVADAVSRLDELKALGIDSIMDPTVLGLGRYVPRIQEIATQTDLTIVLATGLYTYNEIPFQFHYTGPGLLFDVPEPLTELFVKDLTQGIADTGVRAAFLKCAIEEQGLTPGVERVMRAVGQAHVQTGAPITVHTNPHTQSGLVVQRVLREEGVDLGKVVLGHCGDSTDLDYLTSLADAGSMLGMDRFGLDILLPFEERVSTVVELVRRGYADRIGLAHDASCFIDWFDAEAKEQAVPRWNYRHISEDVIPALLERGVSEADLETMLVTNPRRQFE from the coding sequence GTGAGCACCGTCCACACCGCCACCGGCAGCATCGACTCCAGCGAGCTGGGTCGCACCCTGATCCACGAGCACGTCTTCGTGATGGGCACCGAGCACCAGCAGAACTACGGCGACTGGGACGAGCAGGCGCGGGTCGCCGACGCCGTCTCGCGCCTCGACGAGCTCAAGGCGCTGGGGATCGACTCGATCATGGACCCCACCGTGCTGGGCCTGGGGCGCTACGTGCCCCGCATCCAGGAGATCGCGACGCAGACCGACCTCACCATCGTGCTGGCGACCGGGCTGTACACCTACAACGAGATCCCCTTCCAGTTCCACTACACCGGTCCGGGCCTGCTCTTCGACGTGCCGGAGCCGCTGACCGAGCTGTTCGTCAAGGACCTCACCCAGGGCATCGCCGACACGGGCGTGCGGGCGGCGTTCCTCAAGTGCGCGATCGAGGAGCAGGGCCTGACGCCCGGGGTCGAGCGGGTGATGCGTGCGGTCGGGCAGGCGCACGTGCAGACCGGGGCCCCGATCACCGTGCACACGAACCCGCACACGCAGTCGGGGCTGGTGGTCCAGCGGGTGCTGCGCGAGGAGGGCGTCGACCTGGGCAAGGTCGTCCTGGGCCACTGCGGCGACTCCACCGACCTCGACTACCTGACGAGCCTGGCCGACGCCGGATCGATGCTGGGCATGGACCGCTTCGGTCTCGACATCCTGCTGCCGTTCGAGGAGCGGGTCTCGACGGTGGTCGAGCTGGTGCGTCGCGGGTACGCCGACAGGATCGGTCTGGCCCACGACGCCTCGTGCTTCATCGACTGGTTCGACGCCGAGGCCAAGGAGCAGGCGGTGCCCCGGTGGAACTACCGCCACATCAGCGAGGACGTCATCCCGGCGCTGCTCGAGCGCGGGGTCTCGGAGGCCGACCTCGAGACGATGCTGGTGACCAACCCCCGCCGCCAGTTCGAGTAG
- a CDS encoding oxygenase MpaB family protein yields the protein MTHIEHQPLDHGIFGPGSVTWKVYRCPTSMTVGFARTALTEMFDPLVVASVAGTGSLRERASDRYDRTLEYAGALVLGDSATAARMADTLMRIHSRVGGTDPVTGQHYDPNDPAGQLWIHLTQWQSVLHVYERFGPGRLSADEERQYWAECAVAARFQTIDPADVPRDRAEMRAYYERVRPDLVVSDVAVEHALLVLEGGNLASRLPGRLRVLSPLVHRVLRRATIATLPGWMREAIGTRQGPVTDALVTALVRPALRLAARRPRALARVLAEASPRAYEVLAPAVLDIAPERAETVTVEEAFRRLGRPLPREQHLAAVAGAADGGRAKQAS from the coding sequence ATGACGCACATCGAGCACCAGCCCCTCGACCACGGCATCTTCGGCCCCGGGTCGGTGACCTGGAAGGTCTACCGCTGCCCGACCTCGATGACGGTCGGCTTCGCCCGCACCGCGCTGACCGAGATGTTCGACCCCCTGGTGGTCGCCTCGGTGGCGGGCACCGGCTCGTTGCGCGAGCGGGCGTCCGACCGCTACGACCGCACGCTGGAGTACGCCGGCGCACTGGTGCTGGGCGACAGCGCCACCGCGGCGCGGATGGCCGACACCTTGATGCGCATCCACTCCAGGGTCGGCGGCACCGACCCCGTCACCGGGCAGCACTACGACCCCAACGACCCCGCCGGCCAGCTGTGGATCCACCTGACCCAGTGGCAGTCGGTGCTGCACGTCTACGAGCGCTTCGGCCCCGGGCGGTTGAGCGCGGATGAGGAGCGCCAGTACTGGGCCGAGTGCGCGGTCGCGGCGCGGTTCCAGACGATCGACCCGGCCGACGTCCCGCGCGACCGCGCCGAGATGCGCGCCTACTACGAGCGGGTGCGCCCCGACCTGGTCGTCAGCGACGTGGCGGTCGAGCACGCGCTGCTGGTCCTCGAGGGCGGCAACCTGGCCAGCCGGCTGCCGGGGCGCCTGCGGGTGCTGAGCCCCCTGGTGCACCGGGTGCTGCGCCGGGCCACGATCGCCACGCTGCCGGGCTGGATGCGCGAGGCCATCGGCACCCGGCAGGGCCCGGTGACCGACGCCCTCGTCACCGCGCTGGTCCGCCCGGCGCTGCGCCTGGCCGCCCGTCGTCCCCGGGCGCTGGCCCGGGTCCTCGCCGAGGCCTCGCCGCGGGCCTACGAGGTGCTGGCCCCCGCCGTCCTCGACATCGCCCCCGAGCGCGCCGAGACGGTGACCGTCGAGGAGGCGTTCCGACGGCTGGGCCGGCCGCTGCCGCGCGAGCAGCACCTGGCGGCCGTCGCGGGAGCCGCCGACGGCGGGCGGGCTAAGCAGGCCTCTTGA
- a CDS encoding TIGR03557 family F420-dependent LLM class oxidoreductase: MRIGYFLSTEEYGPAELVEQAVLAEQAGFEALWISDHFHPWNDQQGQSPLVWGIIGALSQACSLPVTTAVTCPTVRMHPALVAQAAATAAVQLGGRFTLGVGTGEALNEHVLGDAWPSWDVRAEMLEEAVALIRRLWEGDFVTTRGRHYAVENARIYTLPEEPPSIYVSGFGPKSTDLAARIGDGFVGTSPSPDLVQRFKEASGGLPAQGGCKAAWAPTRDEGVDLAWRLWPHAGLPGELAQVLPSVRHFEQATELVTRESTSESTVAGPDVGPHVQQLLDYVEAGYDEVYVANMGPHYADMIRAYGAEVLPQVRSGVGG, encoded by the coding sequence GTGCGCATCGGCTACTTCCTCTCCACCGAGGAGTACGGGCCCGCCGAGCTGGTCGAGCAGGCGGTGCTCGCCGAGCAGGCCGGCTTCGAGGCGCTGTGGATCAGCGACCACTTCCACCCCTGGAACGACCAGCAGGGCCAGTCCCCGCTGGTGTGGGGCATCATCGGGGCGCTGTCGCAGGCCTGCTCGCTGCCGGTCACCACGGCGGTGACCTGTCCGACGGTGCGGATGCACCCGGCGCTGGTCGCCCAGGCCGCTGCCACCGCCGCCGTGCAGCTCGGGGGGCGGTTCACGCTGGGCGTCGGCACCGGTGAGGCCCTCAACGAGCACGTCCTCGGCGACGCCTGGCCCTCCTGGGACGTGCGCGCCGAGATGCTCGAGGAGGCGGTCGCGCTGATCCGCCGCCTGTGGGAGGGCGACTTCGTGACCACGCGGGGGCGCCACTACGCGGTCGAGAACGCTCGCATCTACACCCTGCCCGAGGAGCCGCCGTCGATCTACGTCAGCGGGTTCGGCCCCAAGTCGACCGACCTCGCGGCCCGCATCGGCGACGGCTTCGTGGGGACCTCCCCCTCGCCCGACCTGGTCCAGCGCTTCAAGGAGGCCAGCGGCGGGCTGCCCGCCCAGGGCGGCTGCAAGGCGGCCTGGGCGCCGACCAGGGACGAGGGCGTCGACCTGGCCTGGCGGCTGTGGCCGCACGCCGGGCTGCCCGGTGAGCTGGCCCAGGTGCTGCCCTCGGTGCGCCACTTCGAGCAGGCCACCGAGCTGGTGACCCGCGAGTCGACCTCCGAGAGCACCGTCGCCGGCCCCGACGTCGGGCCGCACGTGCAGCAGCTCCTCGACTACGTCGAGGCCGGCTACGACGAGGTGTACGTCGCCAACATGGGCCCGCACTACGCCGACATGATCCGGGCCTACGGCGCCGAGGTGCTGCCTCAGGTTCGCTCCGGGGTCGGGGGCTGA
- a CDS encoding universal stress protein: MAAVGSWPRDVAVVERAAQEAERRGGSITLLHVDQERYAMSGADEEYVGRHVFAQHEVLAAAAEHARSLGRRGPVQTALYVGAVTDGILRTAHAAAVVVLGAEGASPAVRAVRGGVTAAVVARATCLVEVVPAGERLAGPDAPAVGRVVAASIAEGQRRVLAGVAAAQAALWDVPTEEVTLPGRPGADLPGLDEHDLVVVLRGAHAPLWGRPDARIRGLLDHAPCTVLVVPPELADDEAQRDAAVTATRPDRRS, from the coding sequence GTGGCTGCCGTGGGCAGTTGGCCGCGTGACGTGGCCGTGGTCGAGCGGGCGGCGCAGGAGGCCGAGCGGCGCGGCGGGAGCATCACCCTGCTGCACGTCGACCAGGAGCGCTACGCGATGAGTGGGGCCGACGAGGAGTACGTCGGCCGGCACGTCTTCGCCCAGCACGAGGTGCTCGCCGCGGCTGCCGAGCACGCCCGCTCCCTGGGGCGGCGCGGGCCCGTGCAGACCGCGCTGTACGTGGGCGCGGTCACCGACGGCATCCTGCGCACGGCGCACGCCGCGGCGGTGGTCGTGCTGGGCGCCGAGGGAGCCTCCCCGGCCGTGCGTGCCGTGCGGGGCGGGGTCACCGCAGCGGTGGTCGCCCGGGCCACGTGCCTGGTCGAGGTGGTGCCGGCCGGTGAGCGGCTGGCGGGCCCCGATGCTCCGGCGGTGGGACGCGTGGTGGCGGCGAGCATCGCTGAGGGCCAGCGTCGCGTGCTGGCGGGTGTGGCCGCTGCCCAGGCCGCGCTGTGGGACGTCCCCACCGAGGAGGTGACGCTGCCCGGCCGCCCCGGGGCCGACCTGCCGGGCCTGGACGAGCACGACCTGGTGGTCGTGCTGCGCGGCGCGCACGCCCCCCTGTGGGGACGACCCGACGCGCGGATCCGGGGACTGCTCGACCACGCTCCCTGCACCGTGCTCGTGGTACCGCCGGAGCTGGCCGACGACGAGGCCCAGCGAGACGCTGCGGTCACCGCGACACGTCCGGATCGCCGTAGCTGA
- a CDS encoding DedA family protein produces MTDLLEELANLPTPLVLLVAGVMAFSETGIGLGFFVPGETGVLVMATTVDGPGSFAAMASVVWLSAAAGDSFGYLVGRRYGSRVAETRLGRRLGEEKWERSQELLRRYGARSVVTSRFLPAVRVLTPVAAGAAHLGYPRFVAASLTGALAWSLAHVAIGATAGASLKAIDEAIGIGSWVLLGFVVLVVAVVVVVRRRRRG; encoded by the coding sequence ATGACCGACCTCCTCGAGGAGCTGGCCAACCTGCCCACGCCGCTCGTCCTGCTCGTGGCCGGGGTCATGGCCTTCAGCGAGACCGGCATCGGCCTGGGCTTCTTCGTGCCGGGGGAGACCGGTGTCCTGGTCATGGCGACGACGGTGGATGGCCCCGGTTCCTTCGCGGCCATGGCCAGCGTCGTGTGGCTCTCGGCCGCGGCCGGCGACTCCTTCGGGTACCTGGTCGGACGTCGCTACGGCTCACGGGTGGCCGAGACGCGCCTGGGTCGGCGGCTGGGCGAGGAGAAGTGGGAGCGCAGCCAGGAGCTGCTGCGCCGCTACGGTGCCCGCTCCGTCGTCACGTCCCGGTTCCTGCCCGCGGTGCGAGTGCTGACGCCGGTCGCGGCCGGGGCCGCCCACCTGGGCTACCCGCGCTTCGTCGCGGCCTCCCTGACCGGGGCCCTGGCCTGGTCGCTGGCCCACGTCGCCATCGGTGCCACGGCAGGTGCCTCGCTCAAGGCGATCGACGAGGCGATCGGGATCGGGAGCTGGGTGCTGCTCGGGTTCGTCGTCCTGGTGGTGGCCGTGGTCGTCGTCGTACGCCGTCGGCGCAGGGGCTGA
- a CDS encoding cupin domain-containing protein, whose protein sequence is MPHQPEDGRPGDSGPAVRADTTRPAPGRPASSRPALARLVGDVTDFAQTSWGRSPLLRPGADAGAFADLLSEPAVDELVAQRGLRTPFVRVARAGSTLPHSAFTAPGGLGAGIADQVSDDKLSALFAAGSTIVLQGLHRVWSPVLDFCQQLAADLGHPVQANAYVTPPQNQGFDDHYDVHDVFVLQVAGRKKWSIHAPVHEAPLRDQPWTDRREAVRLAAEQEPVIETVLEPGDALYLPRGYLHSATALGGVTVHLTLGVHSWTRYAVAEELVALALERLADDEEARGSLPLGTSLAADDLDLDLVGKRLREALGSIDADDVAQRLHAKRRGSQRAAPLGPLAQHALAAALTDATALRLREHLDATLTDATLTTRAGSLPVDQVPAPVLRRLLEGHPVTVADLGREPARELVEAGLVVAG, encoded by the coding sequence ATGCCGCACCAGCCAGAGGACGGCAGGCCCGGGGACTCCGGGCCTGCCGTCCGCGCCGACACCACCCGCCCCGCCCCAGGACGACCCGCCTCGAGCAGACCCGCACTGGCCCGGCTGGTCGGGGACGTCACCGACTTCGCGCAGACCTCCTGGGGCAGGTCCCCGCTGCTGCGCCCGGGCGCCGACGCGGGCGCCTTCGCCGACCTGCTCAGTGAGCCCGCGGTCGACGAGCTGGTGGCCCAGCGGGGGCTCCGCACGCCGTTCGTACGGGTGGCCAGGGCCGGCTCCACGCTCCCCCACAGCGCCTTCACCGCGCCGGGCGGGCTCGGTGCGGGCATCGCCGACCAGGTCAGCGACGACAAGCTCAGCGCGCTCTTCGCGGCCGGCTCCACCATCGTGCTGCAGGGGCTGCACCGGGTGTGGTCGCCCGTCCTCGACTTCTGCCAGCAGCTGGCCGCCGACCTGGGCCACCCGGTGCAGGCCAACGCCTACGTCACCCCGCCGCAGAACCAGGGCTTCGACGACCACTACGACGTGCACGACGTCTTCGTGCTGCAGGTCGCCGGGCGCAAGAAGTGGTCGATCCACGCGCCCGTGCACGAGGCACCGCTGCGCGACCAGCCGTGGACCGACCGCCGCGAGGCGGTCCGGCTCGCCGCCGAGCAGGAACCGGTGATCGAGACCGTGCTCGAGCCCGGCGACGCGCTCTACCTGCCCCGCGGCTACCTACACTCCGCGACCGCCCTGGGCGGGGTCACCGTGCACCTCACGCTCGGCGTGCACAGCTGGACCCGGTACGCCGTCGCCGAGGAGCTGGTCGCCCTGGCCCTCGAGCGGCTCGCCGACGACGAGGAGGCCCGCGGCTCGCTGCCGCTGGGCACCTCCCTGGCGGCCGACGACCTCGACCTCGACCTGGTCGGCAAGCGGCTGCGCGAGGCGCTGGGGTCGATCGACGCCGACGACGTGGCGCAGCGCCTGCACGCGAAGCGCCGCGGCTCGCAGCGCGCTGCGCCCCTGGGGCCGCTCGCCCAGCACGCGCTGGCCGCCGCGCTGACCGACGCGACCGCCCTGCGGCTGCGCGAGCACCTCGACGCCACGCTCACCGACGCCACGCTCACCACCCGCGCCGGCAGCCTGCCGGTCGACCAGGTGCCCGCGCCCGTGCTGCGCCGGCTGCTCGAGGGGCACCCCGTCACGGTCGCCGACCTGGGTCGCGAGCCCGCCCGCGAGCTGGTCGAGGCGGGACTGGTCGTCGCCGGATGA
- a CDS encoding DUF7218 family protein: MPGGQEPGPSVKDDELYEKLRDEGNSKEKSARIANASANQSRSTTGRKGGESGSYEDWTVDDLRERARELDIEGRSSMTKDELVDALRNH; this comes from the coding sequence ATGCCCGGAGGCCAGGAACCCGGACCCAGCGTCAAGGATGACGAGCTCTACGAGAAGCTGCGCGATGAGGGCAACAGCAAGGAGAAGTCGGCGCGCATCGCCAACGCCTCGGCCAACCAGTCGAGGTCCACGACCGGCCGCAAGGGCGGTGAGTCGGGCTCCTACGAGGACTGGACCGTCGACGACCTGCGCGAGCGGGCCCGCGAGCTCGACATCGAGGGCCGGTCGTCGATGACCAAGGACGAGCTCGTCGACGCCCTGCGCAACCACTGA
- a CDS encoding universal stress protein, with translation MSDPVVVGVDGTGRSLRALTWGAHEARLRGADLLVVHALPRYEADFPFFPPGRFEEAEARGQEIVAEAVALVRETHPDVAVVTEQPMQTPAQALLERSGRAQVVALGAKGEDVGNLLLGSTVLQVVGHADCPVVVVGHASAGHDRVAVGTDGSPDSGAALALAFEEDRLRGARLSVVSALGLPQGWPRHLLRPLPPDDEEALRRRESVEAQLTALLEEHPDTEVSLDVHHAEPLTALGEASHRADLLVLGSRGRGGFHGLAVGSTTHRMLHLAGCPVAVTRSRSAST, from the coding sequence ATGAGCGATCCCGTCGTGGTCGGCGTGGACGGCACCGGCCGCAGCCTGCGAGCGCTCACCTGGGGCGCCCACGAGGCCCGGCTGCGCGGCGCCGACCTGCTCGTGGTGCACGCGCTGCCGCGCTACGAGGCCGACTTCCCGTTCTTCCCGCCGGGCCGGTTCGAGGAGGCGGAGGCCCGTGGACAGGAGATCGTCGCCGAGGCCGTGGCCCTGGTGCGCGAGACGCACCCCGACGTCGCGGTGGTCACCGAGCAGCCGATGCAGACTCCTGCCCAGGCCCTGCTGGAGAGGTCCGGTCGCGCCCAGGTCGTCGCCCTCGGCGCCAAGGGCGAGGACGTCGGCAACCTGCTGCTCGGCTCCACCGTGCTGCAGGTCGTGGGGCACGCCGACTGCCCCGTGGTGGTCGTGGGCCACGCGAGCGCCGGTCACGACCGCGTCGCCGTCGGCACCGACGGTTCCCCCGACTCCGGGGCGGCCCTGGCCCTGGCCTTCGAGGAGGACCGACTGCGCGGCGCCCGACTCTCGGTCGTCAGCGCCCTGGGTCTCCCCCAGGGCTGGCCCCGCCACCTGCTGCGGCCGCTGCCGCCCGACGACGAGGAGGCGCTGCGGCGCCGGGAGTCGGTCGAGGCCCAGCTCACCGCCCTGCTGGAGGAGCACCCCGACACCGAGGTCTCGCTGGACGTGCACCACGCGGAGCCGCTCACCGCCCTGGGCGAGGCGTCGCACCGGGCCGACCTGCTGGTCCTGGGCTCGCGGGGCCGAGGCGGCTTCCACGGCCTGGCTGTCGGCTCGACCACCCACCGGATGCTCCACCTGGCCGGTTGCCCCGTGGCCGTGACGAGGTCACGGTCAGCCTCGACCTGA
- a CDS encoding MFS transporter translates to MRSTRRDRSRQGGQPRTPIPSEITVLIGAAFVIAIGFGLISPVLPAYARTFDVGVAAASVVVSAFAFFRLVFAPAGGALVARLGERPVYLTGLLVVAASSLATAFAQSYWQLLVFRGLGGLGSTMFTVSAMALLVRLAPPSIRGRVSSAYASSFLVGGMLGPVLGGLLASFGLRLPFIVYAGALVVAVVAVGTRLSGARLRPSTDQPQRPPMLVGEALGHPAYRAALVSGFANGWCNFGVRVAVLPQFAITVYDRPWVAGAALGVAAVGTALTLQVAGRIADTVGRRPLVITGLAVTALGFGLLGLAGDLVVLLVLSAVSGLGAGLVNPGQQAAVADVVGNDRSGGKVLAAFQMAQDSGAIVGPILVGVIADQAGFAWALATTALVSLLALLPWLGATETLPTEDPATES, encoded by the coding sequence ATGAGGTCGACGAGGCGCGACCGGAGCAGGCAGGGCGGGCAGCCCCGCACCCCGATCCCGAGCGAGATCACGGTGCTCATCGGCGCCGCGTTCGTGATCGCGATCGGGTTCGGGCTGATCTCTCCGGTGCTACCGGCCTACGCCCGCACCTTCGACGTCGGGGTCGCGGCCGCCTCGGTGGTGGTCTCGGCGTTCGCGTTCTTCCGGCTGGTCTTCGCCCCCGCCGGCGGTGCACTGGTGGCGCGGCTCGGGGAGCGCCCGGTCTACCTGACCGGGCTGCTGGTGGTCGCCGCGTCGTCGCTGGCCACCGCCTTCGCGCAGTCCTACTGGCAGCTGCTGGTCTTCCGCGGCCTCGGCGGCCTGGGCTCGACCATGTTCACGGTCTCGGCGATGGCGCTGCTGGTGCGCCTGGCTCCGCCCAGCATCCGCGGGCGCGTCTCGTCGGCGTACGCCAGCTCGTTCCTGGTCGGCGGGATGCTCGGGCCCGTGCTCGGCGGGCTGCTCGCCTCGTTCGGCCTGCGCCTGCCCTTCATCGTGTACGCCGGCGCGCTGGTCGTCGCCGTGGTCGCGGTCGGCACCCGGCTCAGCGGCGCGCGCCTGCGACCGTCGACCGACCAGCCCCAACGGCCCCCGATGCTGGTGGGCGAGGCGCTGGGCCACCCCGCCTACCGGGCGGCCCTGGTCTCGGGCTTCGCCAACGGCTGGTGCAACTTCGGGGTCCGGGTGGCGGTGCTCCCCCAGTTCGCCATCACCGTCTACGACCGGCCCTGGGTCGCCGGCGCGGCCCTCGGCGTCGCGGCCGTGGGCACGGCGCTGACGCTGCAGGTCGCCGGCCGGATCGCCGACACCGTGGGTCGCCGTCCGCTGGTGATCACCGGCCTCGCGGTGACGGCCCTGGGCTTCGGGCTGCTCGGCCTGGCCGGCGACCTGGTGGTGCTGCTCGTGCTCTCCGCGGTCTCCGGGCTGGGCGCCGGGCTGGTGAACCCGGGCCAGCAGGCCGCCGTCGCCGACGTCGTGGGCAACGACCGCAGCGGCGGCAAGGTGCTGGCGGCCTTCCAGATGGCCCAGGACTCCGGCGCCATCGTGGGCCCGATCCTCGTCGGAGTCATCGCCGACCAGGCGGGCTTCGCCTGGGCGCTGGCGACCACCGCGCTGGTCAGCCTGCTGGCCCTGCTGCCGTGGCTGGGCGCGACCGAGACGCTGCCCACCGAGGATCCGGCAACGGAGTCCTGA
- a CDS encoding TetR/AcrR family transcriptional regulator, translated as MDLGAVLGRAFGGGASGVPDDATATKILDATVGACAAQGIGAVTIDGVARRAGVNRVTVYRRFGDRDALLQAMTLREAEQMAQGIMAVLEGLDDPVEQLVEGFAAALRLAEAHPVIRRTAEHEPQDLIAAGLADDAALLRLGSAFAAAGVRRLQADGRATHLDAEAVGETMARLFASFVLLPAQHAIDVRTQDGARAYARRTLVPLLLG; from the coding sequence GTGGATCTGGGAGCGGTGCTGGGACGGGCCTTCGGGGGCGGGGCGAGCGGGGTGCCCGACGACGCGACGGCGACGAAGATCCTCGACGCGACGGTCGGGGCCTGCGCCGCGCAGGGCATCGGCGCGGTGACCATCGACGGTGTCGCCCGCCGCGCCGGCGTCAACCGGGTCACGGTCTACCGGCGTTTCGGTGACCGCGACGCGCTGCTGCAGGCGATGACGCTGCGCGAGGCCGAGCAGATGGCGCAGGGGATCATGGCGGTCCTCGAGGGACTCGACGACCCGGTCGAGCAGCTGGTCGAGGGCTTCGCGGCCGCGCTGCGGCTGGCCGAGGCGCACCCGGTGATCCGGCGCACCGCCGAGCACGAGCCGCAGGACCTGATCGCGGCCGGGCTGGCCGACGACGCCGCGCTGCTGAGGCTGGGCAGCGCCTTCGCCGCGGCCGGCGTACGCCGCCTGCAGGCCGACGGGCGGGCCACCCACCTCGACGCGGAGGCGGTGGGGGAGACGATGGCGCGCCTCTTCGCCTCCTTCGTGCTGCTGCCGGCCCAGCACGCCATCGACGTGCGCACCCAGGACGGGGCGCGGGCCTACGCGCGCCGGACGCTGGTGCCCCTGCTGCTGGGATGA
- a CDS encoding acyl carrier protein, whose translation MATGETGFDDVVFDLISVQYHALKAGHDYGQYVRDAENAGKQEVVDFFREVMEQDQQRAHRCHALLRELGGVDVTSPQ comes from the coding sequence ATGGCCACAGGCGAGACCGGATTCGACGACGTCGTCTTCGACCTGATCTCGGTGCAGTACCACGCGCTCAAGGCCGGCCACGACTACGGCCAGTACGTGCGCGACGCCGAGAACGCGGGCAAGCAGGAGGTCGTCGACTTCTTCCGTGAGGTGATGGAGCAGGACCAGCAGCGGGCGCACCGCTGCCACGCCCTGCTCCGCGAGCTCGGTGGCGTCGACGTCACGAGCCCGCAGTAG